In Bartonella bovis 91-4, the following proteins share a genomic window:
- a CDS encoding DNA-3-methyladenine glycosylase I, whose translation MIKEHSYDSIASVLNEGLLMGVDGKVRCFWAGTDPLYCAYHDHEWGKPIFDDARLFEKICLEGFQAGLSWLTILKKISHFRSAFDNFDFEKIVYYDEVKIKILMQNQGIVRHHGKIRSVVNNAFRAQEIIAEQGSLSHYFWSFQPPQSERPEKIDFQIWQNNPVTAASIRLSTDLKKRGWTFVGPTTCYAFMQAVGIVNDHLEGCFCR comes from the coding sequence ATGATCAAGGAACACTCTTATGACTCGATAGCTTCTGTACTTAATGAAGGACTTTTGATGGGGGTAGATGGAAAAGTTCGTTGTTTTTGGGCAGGAACTGACCCACTTTATTGCGCTTATCATGATCATGAATGGGGAAAGCCTATTTTTGATGATGCTCGTTTATTTGAGAAAATCTGTCTTGAAGGTTTTCAAGCAGGGCTTTCTTGGTTAACAATTTTAAAAAAAATTTCTCACTTTCGCAGTGCTTTTGATAACTTTGATTTTGAAAAGATCGTTTATTATGATGAAGTAAAAATCAAAATATTGATGCAAAATCAAGGCATTGTTCGTCATCATGGAAAAATCCGATCGGTGGTTAATAATGCTTTTAGGGCACAAGAAATTATAGCAGAGCAGGGTAGTTTATCTCACTATTTTTGGTCTTTTCAACCACCACAATCTGAGCGTCCCGAAAAAATAGATTTTCAAATATGGCAGAACAATCCCGTAACAGCCGCTTCTATTCGTCTTTCTACGGATTTAAAAAAACGTGGTTGGACATTTGTTGGTCCCACTACTTGTTATGCTTTTATGCAAGCAGTAGGGATAGTTAATGATCATCTTGAAGGGTGTTTTTGTCGGTAA
- the xseA gene encoding exodeoxyribonuclease VII large subunit has translation MDLFSPQPVATNIAEFSVSEIANALKRTVEDKFGYVRVRGEISGYRGVHASGHAYFALKDDKARLEAVIWRGSMEKLKFPPEEGMEVIAVGKLTTYPGSSKYQIVIDALELTGVGALMTLLENRKKKLADEGLFDESKKKPLPYMPQVIGVVTSPTGAVIHDIIHRISDRFPLHILVWPVRVQGETSGREVASAIEGFNALPLGGVLVKPDLIIVARGGGSLEDLWEFNDEAVVRAVYASIIPVISAVGHETDWTLIDYVADWRAPTPTGAAEKAVPVKLDLEVQLASLSARLCTGLTRYFNFHLQKLRAISRGLLTADQLLALPRRGFDEISSRLQRALCISYEKKLFYFSALSVRFSPRLLNSEKARYNVKGYTIHLRRAFLRNVEKQRAQAEMAFRLLKSTSYQNILERGFVLALGQNNKPVKRLTQLPKIGQMNLRFFDGEISVSTLNRVSKNRQIKQQKDDQGTLL, from the coding sequence ATGGATTTATTTAGTCCACAGCCGGTGGCAACGAATATAGCAGAATTTAGTGTTTCCGAAATAGCAAATGCTTTAAAACGCACTGTTGAAGATAAGTTTGGTTATGTACGGGTGCGAGGGGAAATATCTGGCTATCGTGGTGTTCATGCTTCAGGTCATGCTTATTTTGCCTTAAAGGATGATAAAGCTCGGTTGGAGGCTGTTATTTGGCGAGGCTCAATGGAAAAGCTTAAATTTCCTCCTGAAGAAGGGATGGAAGTGATCGCTGTAGGCAAACTTACTACTTATCCAGGTTCATCAAAATATCAAATAGTCATTGATGCTCTTGAGCTAACAGGGGTTGGTGCTTTAATGACACTTTTAGAAAATCGTAAGAAAAAGCTTGCAGATGAGGGCTTGTTTGATGAATCAAAAAAGAAGCCGTTGCCTTATATGCCCCAAGTTATAGGGGTTGTGACATCACCGACAGGAGCTGTTATTCATGATATCATTCATCGTATATCAGATCGTTTTCCTTTGCATATTTTGGTTTGGCCTGTAAGAGTTCAAGGAGAAACGAGTGGTCGGGAGGTAGCTTCTGCTATTGAGGGGTTTAATGCTCTACCTTTAGGTGGTGTTTTAGTTAAGCCTGATCTTATTATTGTAGCACGCGGGGGAGGGAGTTTAGAAGATTTATGGGAGTTTAATGATGAAGCGGTGGTTCGTGCTGTTTATGCATCAATTATTCCTGTTATTTCTGCAGTTGGGCACGAGACAGACTGGACTTTGATTGACTATGTTGCTGATTGGCGGGCACCAACCCCTACAGGAGCAGCAGAAAAAGCTGTTCCTGTTAAACTTGACCTTGAAGTGCAATTGGCATCACTTAGTGCACGTCTTTGTACGGGGTTGACACGTTATTTTAATTTTCATCTACAAAAATTACGTGCTATTTCACGGGGGTTGCTTACTGCCGACCAATTACTTGCTTTGCCGCGTCGTGGTTTTGATGAAATTTCAAGCCGATTGCAACGAGCTCTTTGTATAAGCTACGAAAAAAAACTTTTTTATTTTAGTGCTCTTAGTGTTCGGTTTTCTCCGCGTTTACTAAATAGCGAAAAAGCGCGATACAATGTAAAAGGGTATACGATACATCTTCGTCGTGCTTTTTTACGCAATGTTGAAAAACAACGTGCTCAAGCAGAGATGGCATTTAGGCTTTTAAAAAGCACTTCTTATCAGAATATTTTAGAGCGGGGTTTTGTTTTGGCATTGGGGCAAAATAATAAGCCGGTTAAGAGATTAACGCAGTTGCCTAAAATAGGTCAGATGAATTTACGTTTTTTTGATGGTGAAATTAGCGTTTCAACACTCAATCGTGTTTCAAAAAACAGACAGATAAAACAGCAAAAAGATGATCAAGGAACACTCTTATGA
- a CDS encoding DUF6460 domain-containing protein, whose product MKNKKNTHNSCHSFLGDTPGRVTIKLLTLSFFTGIAINILGWTPIDLIWEIIDFLQSLWETGFMTFVNLFHVTFAGALIVMPVFLFLRIFRRK is encoded by the coding sequence ATGAAAAATAAAAAAAATACACACAATTCTTGTCATTCATTTCTTGGTGACACACCAGGGCGTGTTACTATAAAATTACTTACCCTTTCATTTTTTACTGGAATTGCAATAAATATCCTAGGATGGACACCGATTGATCTTATTTGGGAAATAATAGATTTCCTTCAATCTCTATGGGAAACAGGATTTATGACTTTTGTAAACCTCTTCCATGTGACCTTTGCTGGTGCTTTAATTGTTATGCCTGTTTTTCTTTTTTTACGTATTTTCCGTAGAAAATAA
- a CDS encoding electron transfer flavoprotein subunit beta/FixA family protein, giving the protein MKIIVAVKRVVDHNIKIRVKPDGTGVDLSHVKMSMNPFDEIAVEEAIRQREAGKISEVVLVSIGPEEAQETLRAGLAIGADRAILVKTEEVLEPLAIAKILKTIILEEKPNMVFLGKQAIDDESNQTGQMLAALLGWGQATFASHLNIEDHQAIITREVDGGTQTICLPLPVVMTTDLRLNEPRYTSLPNIIKAKKKPIEQKALADLCVDTRARLTVLNIEEPQSRQAGIKVANVAELVSTLKKTSCI; this is encoded by the coding sequence ATGAAAATAATTGTCGCTGTCAAACGTGTTGTTGATCATAACATCAAAATACGTGTTAAACCCGATGGCACAGGCGTTGATCTATCCCATGTAAAAATGTCTATGAACCCTTTTGATGAAATCGCTGTAGAAGAAGCTATTCGGCAAAGAGAAGCCGGTAAAATTTCAGAAGTTGTTCTTGTTTCAATTGGGCCAGAAGAAGCACAAGAAACTTTACGAGCAGGACTTGCAATAGGTGCTGATCGTGCTATCCTTGTTAAAACTGAAGAAGTACTTGAGCCTTTAGCAATCGCCAAAATTCTTAAAACAATTATTCTTGAAGAAAAACCAAATATGGTTTTTTTAGGCAAACAAGCAATTGATGATGAAAGTAATCAAACTGGTCAAATGCTAGCAGCTCTACTTGGTTGGGGGCAAGCAACATTTGCTTCACACCTCAACATAGAAGATCACCAAGCTATTATTACTCGTGAAGTAGATGGTGGCACGCAAACCATTTGCTTACCTCTTCCTGTTGTTATGACTACTGATCTGCGATTAAATGAACCGCGTTATACTTCTCTTCCTAATATTATAAAAGCTAAAAAGAAACCTATTGAACAAAAGGCGCTTGCTGATTTATGCGTAGATACGCGAGCACGTTTAACAGTACTTAACATTGAAGAGCCTCAATCCCGTCAAGCAGGAATTAAAGTAGCAAATGTAGCAGAGCTTGTTAGTACGCTCAAAAAAACAAGTTGTATTTAA
- a CDS encoding electron transfer flavoprotein subunit alpha/FixB family protein yields MSILLLAEHNNHSLSEETAKALTAAHLIGGDVDILVCGIKAQAIAENSAQLVGVRQVLVAEADYLEHQLAEPVTATIIELANNYDVIMAASTSIGKSVMPRVAASLDLMQISDIIAVVAPDIFKRPIYAGNAIETVRANDHQKIITVRTASFAPTPQGNSAPIKTITPAPNPNLSFFIKEETNKSDCPNLTSARVIVAGGRGFGSQEKFMELLLPLANKLGAAVGASRAAVDAGYAPNDWQIGQTGKIVAPKLYIAIGISGAIQHLAGIMDAQIIVAINKDEEAPIMHIADYALVGDLHHIIPELKKALL; encoded by the coding sequence ATGTCAATTCTTTTATTGGCCGAACATAATAACCATTCCTTGTCAGAAGAAACTGCAAAAGCACTCACTGCCGCTCACTTAATTGGTGGTGATGTTGATATTTTGGTCTGTGGAATAAAGGCTCAAGCGATTGCAGAAAATAGTGCCCAATTGGTCGGTGTTCGACAAGTACTTGTTGCTGAAGCTGACTATCTAGAGCATCAACTAGCCGAACCTGTAACAGCAACCATTATCGAACTCGCCAATAACTATGATGTAATCATGGCAGCCTCTACAAGTATTGGCAAAAGTGTAATGCCACGCGTGGCTGCTTCTCTTGACCTTATGCAAATTTCAGACATCATTGCCGTCGTCGCACCTGATATTTTCAAACGACCAATCTACGCAGGTAATGCTATTGAAACTGTGCGTGCTAATGACCACCAAAAGATTATAACAGTGCGCACGGCCTCTTTTGCTCCAACTCCTCAAGGAAATTCCGCTCCCATTAAAACAATAACACCAGCCCCTAACCCAAACCTTTCTTTTTTCATAAAAGAAGAAACCAACAAAAGTGACTGTCCTAACCTTACATCAGCACGAGTTATCGTAGCAGGTGGACGTGGATTTGGCTCGCAAGAGAAATTTATGGAACTACTTCTACCACTCGCAAACAAACTAGGGGCTGCGGTGGGTGCCAGTCGTGCAGCAGTTGATGCGGGATATGCTCCAAATGATTGGCAAATTGGACAAACAGGAAAAATCGTTGCACCTAAACTCTATATTGCCATAGGTATCTCTGGTGCCATTCAGCATCTAGCAGGGATAATGGATGCACAAATCATCGTAGCTATTAATAAAGACGAAGAAGCCCCCATCATGCATATTGCTGATTACGCTCTTGTCGGTGATCTTCACCACATCATTCCTGAATTAAAGAAAGCCTTACTATGA